The Kordia sp. SMS9 genome window below encodes:
- a CDS encoding NADP-dependent glyceraldehyde-3-phosphate dehydrogenase, giving the protein MSIPEKYQITETITQNTYLVDGELKKWTGQTSEVYSTISSTEVYQKTLLGTIPTLGETEALEALNAAVSAYNKGQGLWPTMKVVDRIACMEKFVEQMITKRDEVVKLLMWEIGKNLADSEKEFDRTVEYIYDTIEDYTQMDRNSAKFEKHGGVHAHIRRGPLGVVLCLGPYNYPLNETFALLIPAIIMGNTTIFKPAKFGVLLLSPLLEAFQNSFPKGVVNIIYGRGRTVASPIMKDGRVDVLALIGNSKSANALQSVHPKSNRLRMVLGLEAKNPAIVLKDADLELAISECIAGTTSFNGQRCTALKVLYVHEAIIEEFNKRFSEKVDALKFGNPWEEGAKLTPLPEPDKPAYIQELIDDALEKGAKIINEKGGEITDNYIFPAVLYPVSKNMRVYEEEQFGPVIPVIPFSDIEQPLDDMAESNYGQQVSLFGKDVKTLAPLIDTLVNLVCRVNLNSSCQRGPDVYPFTGRKDSAVATLSVHDALRSFSIRTFVASKDNDYNNAILNELLQTRASNFVNTDYII; this is encoded by the coding sequence ATGAGCATTCCCGAAAAGTATCAAATTACAGAAACCATTACACAAAATACCTATCTCGTTGATGGCGAATTGAAAAAGTGGACAGGACAAACCTCGGAAGTCTATTCCACGATTTCTTCTACGGAAGTATACCAAAAAACCTTGTTAGGAACCATTCCAACTTTAGGCGAAACGGAAGCTTTAGAAGCGTTAAACGCAGCAGTTTCCGCATATAACAAAGGACAAGGATTATGGCCAACCATGAAAGTGGTAGATCGAATTGCGTGTATGGAAAAGTTTGTAGAGCAAATGATAACCAAGCGCGATGAAGTAGTCAAATTGCTCATGTGGGAAATTGGTAAAAATTTAGCCGATTCTGAAAAAGAATTCGATAGAACTGTAGAATATATTTACGATACCATTGAAGATTATACACAAATGGATCGCAACAGTGCGAAGTTTGAAAAACACGGTGGCGTACATGCGCACATTCGTCGTGGACCGTTGGGCGTAGTTTTATGTCTTGGACCATATAATTATCCACTCAACGAAACGTTTGCCTTGTTGATTCCTGCGATTATCATGGGAAATACGACGATTTTTAAACCTGCAAAATTTGGCGTTTTATTATTGTCTCCGTTGTTGGAAGCGTTTCAAAATAGTTTCCCGAAAGGTGTGGTAAATATTATATACGGACGTGGAAGAACGGTCGCTTCTCCAATTATGAAAGATGGTCGTGTAGATGTGTTGGCGTTGATTGGAAATAGTAAATCTGCGAATGCGTTGCAAAGTGTACATCCAAAAAGTAACCGTTTGCGCATGGTGTTAGGGTTGGAAGCAAAAAATCCAGCGATTGTGTTGAAAGATGCCGATTTAGAGTTGGCAATCAGCGAATGTATTGCGGGAACGACTTCTTTTAACGGACAGCGTTGCACGGCATTGAAAGTATTGTATGTGCATGAAGCTATTATTGAAGAATTTAACAAGCGATTCTCAGAAAAAGTAGACGCATTAAAATTTGGAAATCCTTGGGAAGAAGGTGCCAAATTAACACCATTGCCAGAACCTGATAAACCAGCGTACATTCAAGAATTGATTGATGATGCGTTGGAAAAAGGCGCAAAAATCATTAATGAAAAAGGAGGAGAAATAACCGATAATTATATTTTTCCAGCTGTTTTATATCCTGTATCCAAAAACATGCGCGTGTATGAAGAAGAGCAATTTGGACCTGTAATTCCTGTGATTCCCTTTTCGGATATTGAACAACCATTGGACGATATGGCGGAATCAAATTATGGGCAGCAAGTGAGTTTGTTTGGCAAAGATGTTAAAACCTTAGCACCCTTAATTGATACCTTGGTGAATTTGGTATGTCGTGTAAATTTGAACAGTTCGTGTCAACGTGGACCAGACGTATATCCATTTACGGGACGAAAAGATTCTGCGGTTGCAACATTAAGCGTGCATGATGCGTTACGTTCGTTTTCTATCAGAACCTTTGTCGCTTCCAAAGACAATGACTATAACAATGCTATTTTAAACGAATTATTACAGACAAGAGCTTCTAATTTTGTGAATACGGATTATATTATTTGA
- the ilvA gene encoding threonine ammonia-lyase IlvA, with amino-acid sequence MQSTTTTYAPTLAAIQNAAKTLKGIASVTPLSYNDYYSKQYDCNVYLKREDLQQVRSYKIRGAYNKMASLTNTQIENEIVCASAGNHAQGVALSCKLLQIKGTIFMPTPTPNQKIEQVNMFGEEYVEVVLIGDTFDDAYHAAREQSEQLNKTFIHPFNDEKVIEGQATIGLEILKQLETPIDYVFVPVGGGGLSAGLSSVFKMLSPTTKIMGVEPKGAPSMSTSIEKQRNTRLKNIENFVDGAAVKRVGDLNFAICKENLHQMVTVDEGYVCQTILDLYNKQAIVVEPAGVLSICALSQYADEIKGKNVVCVVSGSNNDITRTAEIKERALLHANLKHYFIIKFPQRAGALREFVVEILGPTDDITHFEYTKKTNRENGAAVVGLQLQHAEDLDALITKMKLRNFYGDYLNDKPDLFQFLV; translated from the coding sequence GTGCAATCAACCACTACAACATACGCTCCAACGTTAGCAGCGATTCAAAACGCTGCGAAAACACTCAAAGGCATTGCTTCGGTAACGCCTTTGAGTTATAATGATTACTACTCTAAGCAATACGATTGTAATGTCTATTTAAAGCGAGAAGATTTACAACAAGTCCGCTCGTACAAAATTCGCGGTGCGTATAACAAAATGGCATCTTTGACAAACACTCAGATTGAAAATGAAATTGTATGTGCAAGTGCCGGAAATCATGCGCAAGGTGTGGCATTATCGTGTAAATTATTGCAGATAAAAGGCACGATTTTTATGCCAACGCCAACACCAAATCAAAAAATTGAACAGGTCAATATGTTTGGTGAAGAATACGTGGAAGTGGTTTTAATAGGTGATACTTTTGATGATGCATATCATGCGGCAAGAGAACAATCAGAGCAACTCAACAAAACCTTTATTCATCCGTTTAATGATGAAAAAGTGATTGAAGGACAAGCTACGATCGGATTGGAAATTTTGAAGCAACTCGAAACTCCAATTGATTATGTATTTGTACCTGTTGGCGGCGGCGGCTTATCTGCAGGCTTATCTTCCGTGTTCAAAATGTTGTCTCCTACAACGAAAATTATGGGTGTAGAACCCAAAGGTGCGCCTTCTATGTCAACTTCTATCGAAAAACAACGAAATACTCGGTTGAAGAATATTGAAAACTTTGTGGACGGTGCTGCTGTCAAACGTGTAGGCGATTTGAATTTTGCGATCTGCAAAGAAAATTTACACCAAATGGTTACCGTTGATGAAGGCTATGTGTGTCAAACCATTTTAGATTTATACAATAAGCAAGCAATAGTTGTAGAACCTGCTGGAGTATTAAGTATATGTGCATTATCGCAATATGCTGATGAAATCAAAGGTAAAAATGTGGTGTGTGTCGTGAGTGGAAGCAACAACGACATTACGCGAACGGCTGAAATCAAAGAACGCGCGTTGCTTCATGCTAATTTAAAACATTACTTTATTATCAAATTTCCACAGCGTGCAGGTGCGTTACGCGAATTTGTAGTAGAGATTTTAGGTCCAACTGACGATATTACACACTTTGAATACACCAAAAAGACCAATCGTGAAAATGGTGCGGCCGTTGTAGGTTTGCAATTGCAACACGCTGAAGATTTAGATGCCTTAATTACGAAAATGAAATTGCGTAACTTCTATGGCGATTATCTAAACGATAAACCTGATTTATTTCAGTTTTTGGTGTAA
- the ilvC gene encoding ketol-acid reductoisomerase — translation MSNYFNTLPLRAQLAQLGKCRFMDASEFGDGVKALKDKKIVIVGCGAQGLNQGLNMRDSGLDISYALRQAAIDEERNSYQNATSHGFKVGTYKQLIPTADLVLNLTPDKQHTNVVKSVMPLMKKGATLSYSHGFNIVEEGTKVREDITVIMVAPKCPGTEVREEYKRGFGVPTLIAVHPENDPENKGWDQAKAYAVATGGHRAGVLESSFIAEVKSDLMGEQTILCGVLQTGSILAFDKMVADGVDANYAAKLIQLGWETITEALKHGGITNMMDRLSNPAKIKAFGLSEQLKSILKPLFEKHMDDIISGHFSETMMEDWANDDKNLLKWREATGETAFEKTALTTDHISEQEYFDHGTLLVAFVKSGVELAFETMVSAGIIEDSAYYESLHELPLIANTIARKKLFEMNRVISDTAEYGCYLFDHAAKPLLKPFMETVNTSVIGKPFAASNSVDNLDLIAVNDAIRNHPIEAVGKRLRAAMTAMKTIKTTVQKDKAVVA, via the coding sequence TGCTTCCGAATTCGGAGATGGCGTGAAAGCACTCAAAGACAAAAAAATAGTCATCGTCGGTTGCGGCGCTCAAGGACTAAATCAAGGATTAAATATGCGCGATTCTGGCTTGGATATTTCGTATGCATTACGCCAAGCAGCCATTGATGAAGAACGCAATTCATACCAAAACGCAACGTCGCACGGTTTCAAAGTAGGAACCTATAAACAACTCATTCCAACGGCAGATTTAGTCTTAAATTTGACGCCAGACAAACAACATACAAACGTTGTAAAATCTGTGATGCCTTTGATGAAAAAAGGAGCGACGTTGAGCTATTCACATGGTTTCAATATTGTGGAAGAAGGCACGAAAGTTCGTGAAGATATCACCGTAATCATGGTGGCGCCAAAATGTCCAGGAACGGAAGTTCGTGAAGAATACAAACGTGGTTTTGGAGTTCCGACGTTAATTGCGGTACATCCAGAAAACGATCCAGAAAACAAAGGTTGGGATCAAGCAAAAGCGTATGCAGTGGCGACGGGCGGACACAGAGCTGGTGTGTTGGAATCGTCGTTTATCGCAGAAGTAAAAAGCGATTTAATGGGCGAACAAACCATTTTGTGTGGCGTATTGCAAACAGGTTCTATTTTGGCTTTTGATAAAATGGTCGCAGATGGTGTTGATGCAAATTATGCAGCAAAACTCATTCAATTAGGTTGGGAAACCATCACGGAAGCCTTGAAACATGGCGGAATTACTAATATGATGGATCGCTTGTCTAATCCTGCAAAAATAAAAGCGTTTGGCTTGTCAGAACAACTCAAAAGTATTTTGAAGCCTTTGTTTGAAAAACACATGGACGATATTATTTCAGGACATTTTTCTGAAACGATGATGGAAGATTGGGCAAATGACGATAAAAACCTTTTAAAATGGCGTGAAGCAACGGGCGAAACGGCGTTTGAAAAAACAGCTTTGACTACGGATCATATTTCTGAACAAGAATACTTTGATCATGGAACTTTGTTGGTAGCTTTTGTAAAATCAGGTGTAGAATTGGCATTTGAAACGATGGTGAGCGCAGGAATTATAGAAGATTCAGCGTATTACGAATCGTTACACGAATTGCCATTAATCGCGAATACCATTGCTAGAAAAAAATTATTTGAAATGAACCGAGTAATCTCGGATACGGCAGAATACGGTTGTTATTTGTTTGATCATGCCGCAAAACCTTTGTTAAAACCCTTTATGGAAACAGTTAATACTTCTGTAATCGGGAAACCATTTGCAGCCTCAAATTCAGTTGATAATTTAGATTTAATCGCTGTAAATGATGCCATCAGAAATCACCCAATTGAAGCGGTTGGAAAGCGTTTACGTGCAGCGATGACAGCCATGAAAACAATAAAAACAACCGTTCAGAAAGATAAAGCTGTCGTGGCTTAG